The following are encoded in a window of Gossypium raimondii isolate GPD5lz chromosome 13, ASM2569854v1, whole genome shotgun sequence genomic DNA:
- the LOC105781811 gene encoding ethylene-responsive transcription factor ERN1: MEHQVQTQQKGKFKERRNKFVGVRQRPSGKWVAEIKDTTQKIRMWLGTFETAEEAARAYDEAACLLRGSNTRTNFATHVPTDSHLSLKIRNLLNHKKSLRQGKNNNSNSTTNSNKITIKASTIVGSNDSINSSISNAGTDNFTCNSLVFDGAYRPELSGFVGELGLDPSQLGQSWMIPTGFDQIPLSQGLELPQEVGVLPQGIDQELMEFERLKVERQVSATLYAMNGVNEYLQSAAFDPNDAIWDLTTLCHLFCQS; encoded by the coding sequence ATGGAACACCAAGTTCAAACCCAACAAAAAGGCAAGTTCAAGGAGAGGAGAAACAAGTTTGTTGGTGTAAGGCAAAGACCATCAGGGAAATGGGTTGCTGAGATCAAAGACACTACACAAAAAATAAGGATGTGGCTTGGTACTTTTGAAACAGCTGAAGAAGCTGCTAGAGCTTATGATGAAGCTGCTTGTCTTCTTAGAGGTTCTAATACAAGAACCAATTTTGCAACTCATGTTCCTACTGATTCTCATCTCTCTTTGAAGATTAGGAACTTACTTAATCATAAGAAGAGCTTGAGGCAAGGGAagaataataatagtaatagtacTACCAACTCCAACAAAATCACCATTAAAGCAAGTACTATTGTTGGCAGTAACGACAGTATTAATAGTAGTATCAGTAATGCTGGTACCGATAATTTTACGTGTAATTCGTTGGTGTTTGATGGTGCATACAGGCCCGAGTTGAGCGGTTTTGTAGGGGAACTTGGACTGGATCCGTCGCAGTTGGGGCAATCCTGGATGATTCCAACAGGGTTTGATCAGATTCCTTTAAGCCAAGGACTGGAGTTGCCGCAAGAAGTTGGTGTTTTGCCTCAAGGGATTGATCAAGAGCTCATGGAATTTGAACGCTTGAAAGTAGAAAGACAGGTATCAGCAACTTTATATGCAATGAATGGGGTTAATGAGTACCTTCAAAGTGCAGCATTTGATCCGAATGATGCTATTTGGGATCTTACTACACTTTGTCACTTATTCTGTCAAAGTTGA
- the LOC105782720 gene encoding tubulin alpha-5 chain, producing MREIISIHIGQAGIQVGNSCWELYCLEHEIQPDGMMPSDTSVGVANDAFNTFFSETGSGKHVPRAVFVDLEPTVIDEVRTGTYRQLFHPEQLISGKEDAANNFARGHYTIGKEIVDLCLDRVRKLADNCTGLQGFLVFNAVGGGTGSGLGSLLLERLSVDYGKKSKLGFTIYPSPQVSTAVVEPYNSVLSTHSLLEHTDVAVLLDNEAIYDICRRSLDIERPTYTNLNRLISQIISSLTTSLRFDGAINVDVTEFQTNLVPYPRIHFMLSSYAPVISAEKAYHEQLSIPEITNAVFEPSSMMAKCDPRHGKYMACCLMYRGDVVPKDVNAAVATIKTKRTVQFVDWCPTGFKCGINYQPPTVVPGGDLAKVQRAVCMISNNTAVAEVFARIDHKFDLMYSKRAFVHWYVGEGMEEGEFSEAREDLAALEKDYEEVGAEGVEDEEDAEDY from the exons ATGAGGGAAATCATAAGCATTCATATAGGTCAAGCTGGTATTCAAGTCGGTAACTCATGTTGGGAGCTTTACTGCCTTGAACATGAAATCCAACCCGATGGAATGATGCCCAG TGACACCTCTGTAGGTGTAGCAAATGATGCTTTCAACACTTTCTTTAGTGAAACTGGTTCAGGGAAACATGTTCCTAGAGCTGTGTTTGTGGATCTGGAACCTACTGTGATCGATGAAGTTAGGACTGGGACTTACCGACAACTTTTCCACCCTGAACAGCTTATTTCTGGCAAAGAAGATGCTGCCAATAACTTTGCCAGAGGCCATTATACAA TTGGGAAGGAAATTGTGGATCTTTGCCTTGACCGTGTTAGGAAGTTAGCTGATAACTGCACTGGTTTACAAGGGTTTCTTGTGTTCAATGCTGTTGGTGGTGGAACTGGTTCTGGTCTGGGATCTTTGTTGTTAGAACGCTTGTCGGTGGATTATGGTAAAAAGTCAAAGCTTGGTTTCACCATCTACCCTTCACCACAG GTCTCAACAGCTGTTGTGGAGCCTTACAACAGTGTTCTGTCTACTCATTCCCTTCTTGAGCACACTGATGTGGCTGTGCTCTTGGATAATGAAGCAATTTATGACATATGCCGTCGTTCCCTTGATATTGAGAGGCCAACTTACACTAACTTGAACCGTTTGATATCTCAAATCATATCATCCTTGACAACTTCTTTAAGGTTTGATGGAGCTATCAATGTGGATGTTACTGAGTTTCAAACCAATTTGGTTCCATACCCCCGTATCCATTTCATGCTCTCTTCATATGCACCTGTCATCTCAGCTGAGAAAGCATACCATGAACAATTGTCGATTCCCGAGATTACAAATGCTGTGTTTGAGCCTTCAAGCATGATGGCAAAATGTGACCCTAGGCATGGGAAGTACATGGCATGTTGCTTGATGTATCGGGGAGATGTTGTCCCCAAGGATGTTAATGCTGCTGTTGCTACCATCAAAACGAAGAGGACTGTGCAGTTCGTTGACTG GTGCCCTACTGGCTTCAAATGTGGTATTAACTATCAGCCTCCAACTGTTGTACCCGGAGGAGATCTCGCTAAGGTGCAGCGAGCTGTTTGCATGATAAGCAACAACACAGCAGTGGCTGAGGTGTTTGCACGCATTGACCACAAGTTCGATCTCATGTACTCGAAGAGAGCTTTCGTGCATTGGTATGTTGGTGAGGGCATGGAAGAAGGAGAGTTCTCTGAAGCTCGTGAGGATCTGGCTGCTCTCGAAAAAGATTATGAAGAAGTCGGAGCCGAAGGTGTAGAGGACGAAGAGGATGCCGAAGACTATTGA
- the LOC105783515 gene encoding L-ascorbate oxidase homolog, with protein MARLTLISMLVLLAGSMLMVQGGDPTLFFEWNVTYGTIAPLGVPVKGILINGQFPGPNLNSTTNNNIVVNVFNNLDEPFLVTWDGVQHRKNSWQDGVLGTNCPIPPGKNYTYKFQVKDQIGSYMYYPVTAMHKAVGGFGGLRVNSRLLIPVPYADPADDYTLLVGDFFNKGHTGLKKILDSGRNLGRCDGVHLNGKVAKGDGKDEPLFTMEAGKTYKYRICNTGIKTSLNVRFQGHTMKLVEMEGSHTMQNDYDSLDVHVGQCFSVLVTANQEPRDYHVVASTRFTRREVTATGIIRYKNGKGAASSELPPPPVGWAWSLNQFRTFRWNLTSNAARPNPQGSYKYGSINITRTIKLANTAQRVDGKLRYALNGASYVEPTTPLKLAEYYGVADKVFKYDTIPDEPPSDNTKVTLAPIVLNMTHRNFVEIIFENHETAIQSYHLSGYSFFAVGMDIGKWSPEKRMNYNLLDAVSRHTIQVFPNSWSAILLTFDNCGMWNLRSEIWDRHYLGQQLYASVISPNRSLKDEYNLPEGVLTCGIVQGMPRPPPFSS; from the exons ATGGCTCGATTAACATTAATATCGATGTTAGTTCTCTTGGCAGGATCAATGCTTATGGTTCAGGGCGGAGATCCCACCCTTTTTTTCGAATGGAACGTCACCTATGGAACCATTGCTCCCTTGGGAGTGCCAGTAAAGGGTATTCTTATTAACGGGCAATTCCCGGGACCAAATCTTAACTCTACCACCAACAACAATATCGTGGTCAATGTGTTCAATAACCTTGATGAGCCATTCCTTGTAACATG GGACGGCGTGCAACATAGGAAGAACTCTTGGCAAGATGGTGTTCTGGGAACCAACTGTCCTATCCCCCCTGGGAAGAATTACACCTATAAATTCCAGGTGAAGGATCAGATTGGCAGCTACATGTACTATCCGGTGACGGCTATGCATAAGGCGGTTGGTGGTTTCGGTGGCCTCCGTGTTAACAGCCGTCTACTCATCCCTGTTCCCTACGCCGACCCGGCTGATGACTATACTCTCTTAGTGGGAGACTTTTTCAACAAGGGACACACCGGCCTCAAGAAGATTCTTGATAGCGGTCGCAACCTTGGGAGATGTGACGGTGTCCACCTTAATGGGAAAGTTGCGAAAGGTGATGGGAAGGATGAACCTCTGTTTACGATGGAGGCAGGCAAAACGTACAAGTACAGGATTTGCAATACGGGTATCAAGACATCTCTGAACGTCAGGTTCCAGGGCCACACCATGAAATTGGTTGAGATGGAGGGTTCCCACACAATGCAGAATGACTATGACTCCCTTGATGTTCATGTTGGACAGTGCTTCAGTGTGCTTGTTACTGCCAACCAGGAACCAAGGGATTACCATGTGGTGGCCTCTACCCGTTTTACCAGACGTGAGGTTACAGCAACCGGCATCATCCGTTACAAGAATGGCAAGGGAGCTGCCTCATCCGAGTTGCCACCACCACCTGTTGGTTGGGCTTGGTCACTCAATCAATTCCGTACCTTCCGTTGGAACTTGACTTCTAACGCTGCTAGGCCTAACCCTCAGGGCTCCTACAAATATGGTTCCATTAACATTACCCGCACCATCAAGCTTGCCAACACTGCACAAAGAGTAGATGGCAAGCTCCGATATGCTCTTAATGGAGCCTCCTATGTCGAACCAACCACTCCACTAAAACTTGCAGAATACTACGGCGTAGCCGACAAGGTTTTCAAGTATGATACCATTCCCGATGAGCCACCAAGTGACAACACTAAGGTAACTTTGGCACCTATTGTCCTCAACATGACACACAGAAACTTTGTGGAAATCATCTTCGAGAATCACGAGACCGCCATTCAGTCTTACCACTTGTCTGGCTACTCATTCTTTGCCGTGGG CATGGACATTGGGAAATGGAGCCCTGAGAAGAGGATGAACTACAATCTTCTCGACGCCGTGAGCAGACACACCATACAGGTATTCCCCAACTCCTGGTCAGCAATCCTATTGACATTCGACAACTGCGGGATGTGGAACCTGAGGTCGGAGATATGGGACAGGCATTACCTTGGGCAACAGCTTTATGCTAGTGTTATTTCCCCTAACCGATCCCTCAAGGATGAGTACAACTTGCCGGAAGGTGTATTGACTTGCGGCATCGTGCAAGGCATGCCAAGGCCTCCACCTTTCAGCAGTTAA